Proteins co-encoded in one Desulfitobacterium hafniense DCB-2 genomic window:
- a CDS encoding YeiH family protein: MAIINNPVERTERHFPSAKFPIAPFLPGLLFTMGVAAFATGIATLPGISKIGAMLCAIFIAVLYRNTLGYPEKCRPGIQFTAQKILRFAIILYGFRLNIHLVLQQGPSLLFQGVFTIVIAVFTTLLVSKWLKGDRQLSLLLGIGTGICGAAAIAAVAPILKAKDEDTAIGVGIIALIGTLFTLAYTLLYPYLGLTALQYGTWSGITLHEIAHAAAAANSVGADALTASLLAKLARVFLLIPVSFVLLWWVRRQSKETEDSTQRASFPWFLLGFILTSLIGTYLPLPTEVLNAIATLSSFLMAAAMVGLGLNVHLASLRSRALRPLLAMLVASVLVSAFSYFTLIL; this comes from the coding sequence ATGGCCATCATAAATAATCCAGTCGAAAGAACAGAAAGACACTTTCCTTCAGCTAAATTCCCCATCGCTCCCTTCCTGCCGGGACTGCTTTTCACCATGGGAGTTGCCGCCTTCGCCACGGGAATAGCTACCCTACCCGGCATCAGCAAGATTGGCGCCATGCTTTGTGCGATTTTTATAGCCGTTCTTTATCGCAATACTTTGGGCTATCCGGAAAAATGCCGCCCCGGCATCCAGTTTACCGCTCAGAAAATTTTGCGCTTTGCGATTATCCTTTATGGCTTTCGCCTCAATATCCATCTGGTCCTGCAACAAGGCCCCTCCCTTTTGTTTCAGGGGGTATTCACCATTGTCATCGCCGTCTTTACCACCCTTTTGGTGTCTAAGTGGCTTAAGGGTGATCGGCAGTTGTCCCTGCTCCTGGGCATTGGGACCGGTATCTGCGGGGCGGCGGCCATTGCTGCAGTTGCTCCTATCCTCAAAGCGAAGGACGAGGATACCGCCATCGGGGTGGGTATCATCGCCTTAATCGGTACTCTTTTTACCCTTGCCTATACCCTGCTTTATCCTTATCTAGGCTTAACCGCCCTCCAATACGGAACCTGGAGCGGGATCACCTTACATGAGATTGCTCATGCGGCGGCGGCGGCCAATTCAGTGGGAGCCGATGCCTTGACCGCCTCCTTGCTGGCTAAATTGGCCAGAGTCTTCCTCCTTATTCCTGTAAGTTTCGTTCTGCTTTGGTGGGTGCGCCGCCAAAGCAAAGAAACTGAGGACTCGACTCAGAGAGCCTCCTTTCCCTGGTTTCTGTTAGGCTTCATCTTAACCAGTCTCATTGGCACCTATCTCCCTCTGCCCACAGAAGTCTTGAATGCCATTGCCACCCTCTCCTCCTTTTTAATGGCTGCCGCCATGGTCGGATTGGGACTTAATGTTCATTTAGCCAGCCTCCGTTCCAGAGCCCTGCGTCCCCTCCTCGCTATGCTCGTCGCTTCTGTCCTGGTTTCCGCCTTTTCTTATTTCACTCTGATACTTTAA
- a CDS encoding homocysteine synthase, producing the protein MSERQLKFDTLQVHGGQTADPTTGSRAVPIYQTSSYVFANAEHAANLFGLKETGNIYTRIMNPTTDVFEQRIAALEGGVGALAVASGSAAVTYAILNIAGVGDEIVSASTLYGGTYNLFSTTLPKLGIKTVFVHPDDPENFRKAVTEKTKALYIETIGNPGINLIDIEAVAQIAHEYGVPLIVDNTFGTPYLIRPFEFGADIVVHSATKFIGGHGTSIGGIIVDSGKFDWAGSGRFPGLTEPDASYHGLNYAEALGPAAYITKARVQLLRDTGAALSPFNSFLFLQGLETLSLRVERHVANTKKIVDFLSNHPQVAWVNYPSLKESKYYELAQKYLPKGAGSIFTFGIKGGIEAGKKFIDSLEIFSLLANVADAKSLVIHPASTTHAQLSEEDLVAAGVTPDMVRLSIGIEDAEDLIYDLEQALRKAAG; encoded by the coding sequence ATGAGCGAGAGACAATTAAAATTTGATACCCTACAGGTCCATGGAGGGCAAACGGCCGATCCTACCACAGGTTCAAGGGCTGTACCTATTTACCAGACTTCATCCTACGTCTTTGCTAATGCGGAACATGCGGCCAATTTATTTGGCTTAAAAGAAACCGGGAATATCTATACACGGATCATGAATCCCACCACCGATGTTTTCGAGCAGCGGATCGCCGCCTTGGAGGGTGGAGTGGGAGCATTGGCCGTCGCTTCGGGTTCGGCTGCAGTTACCTATGCCATTTTAAATATTGCCGGAGTGGGAGATGAGATTGTCTCAGCCAGTACCCTTTATGGAGGAACTTACAATCTTTTTTCAACAACCTTGCCTAAGCTGGGGATTAAGACGGTATTCGTCCATCCTGATGATCCGGAGAATTTTCGCAAAGCGGTTACCGAAAAAACGAAGGCTCTCTATATTGAAACTATAGGCAATCCGGGCATTAATCTTATCGATATTGAGGCTGTGGCTCAGATCGCTCATGAATATGGAGTGCCCTTAATCGTTGATAATACCTTTGGTACACCTTATCTGATTCGCCCGTTTGAGTTTGGGGCGGATATTGTAGTCCATTCAGCGACCAAGTTCATCGGGGGACACGGAACCTCCATCGGTGGGATTATTGTGGATTCAGGAAAATTTGATTGGGCCGGCAGCGGCCGATTCCCGGGCTTAACTGAGCCGGATGCCAGCTACCATGGCTTAAACTATGCGGAAGCATTGGGACCGGCAGCCTATATCACCAAAGCCAGGGTGCAGCTCTTGCGGGATACGGGAGCAGCCTTGAGTCCGTTTAATTCCTTCCTGTTCCTCCAAGGGCTGGAGACTCTTTCCCTTCGGGTGGAAAGGCATGTGGCCAATACGAAAAAAATCGTGGATTTCTTGAGCAATCATCCTCAGGTGGCCTGGGTAAACTATCCCAGCCTTAAAGAGAGTAAATACTATGAACTCGCTCAAAAATATCTTCCCAAAGGTGCGGGTTCCATCTTTACCTTTGGTATTAAGGGCGGGATCGAGGCCGGCAAGAAGTTTATTGACAGCCTGGAAATCTTCTCCTTGCTGGCTAATGTAGCCGATGCCAAGTCATTGGTCATTCACCCGGCCAGCACCACTCATGCTCAGTTATCGGAAGAGGATCTGGTGGCGGCAGGAGTTACCCCGGATATGGTCAGGCTCTCCATTGGTATAGAAGATGCAGAGGATCTCATCTATGATCTCGAGCAGGCCCTAAGAAAAGCCGCCGGCTGA
- a CDS encoding uroporphyrinogen decarboxylase family protein, translating into MTKIERVLAMIDGEAVDKLPKGEFFVEDGLVAKLLQQSSFPSPPPLDLEARMKAYELLGLDALVFMADSQKPDKPWAELQQWQEESDFFLFALLDGPFQGVGHGYADFTAFLMDTVRDQEKIAELVKESMQKSLELGRKAIASGAHGILIADDIAYNRGLYISPRIMREIFFPYLKELLQSLRRTSRELAGRELPIFLHSDGDIRLILQDLKEMGFKGIHSLESVMDLAEVREAVGRDMCLMGGYGLDWFEAGGVPKVDELLRTVLPGSYIFGSSAGILDENLSPGAVLEVYRYVDGLKCI; encoded by the coding sequence ATGACGAAGATTGAAAGGGTCTTGGCAATGATAGATGGGGAGGCAGTGGATAAGCTTCCCAAGGGGGAGTTCTTTGTTGAGGATGGCCTGGTTGCCAAACTTCTTCAACAGTCCTCCTTCCCCAGCCCGCCCCCCCTTGACCTTGAGGCGAGGATGAAGGCCTATGAATTATTAGGCCTTGATGCCCTTGTTTTTATGGCCGATTCCCAAAAGCCGGATAAACCATGGGCAGAACTGCAACAGTGGCAAGAGGAAAGTGATTTTTTCCTCTTTGCTTTGCTTGACGGTCCTTTTCAGGGTGTGGGACATGGTTATGCCGATTTTACAGCTTTCCTGATGGATACGGTGAGAGATCAAGAAAAAATTGCAGAGCTTGTCAAGGAGTCGATGCAAAAGAGTCTGGAGCTGGGCAGGAAGGCTATCGCTTCCGGGGCTCATGGAATTTTGATCGCTGATGATATCGCCTATAACCGTGGACTATATATTTCCCCCCGGATTATGCGGGAGATATTTTTTCCGTACCTTAAGGAACTCCTGCAGAGTTTGCGCCGCACATCCCGGGAATTGGCAGGGAGAGAGCTGCCGATCTTCTTACATTCAGATGGGGATATCCGGCTTATTCTCCAGGATTTAAAGGAAATGGGCTTTAAGGGGATTCATTCCTTGGAGTCTGTCATGGATCTTGCGGAAGTCAGAGAAGCCGTAGGCAGGGATATGTGTCTTATGGGCGGGTATGGGCTGGACTGGTTTGAGGCCGGTGGAGTCCCCAAGGTGGATGAATTATTAAGGACGGTCCTGCCTGGGAGCTATATCTTTGGCAGCAGTGCCGGAATCCTTGATGAGAATCTTTCCCCCGGGGCAGTCTTGGAGGTATATCGTTATGTTGATGGGCTAAAGTGTATTTGA
- a CDS encoding P-II family nitrogen regulator, with translation MKLSSDGKEFELICFVVNFGVGSKVIKLAKQCGISGGTIFLGRGTVNHPILKFLDLTDIRKEIVLMLGEKSTAEYALKVINEKLALHKPNHGIAFTTTVRGFVGRHFSFRSEQESRGAEIPMYHAIYTVVDRGKAEEVIEAATKAGSRGGTIINARGSGIHETHTLFSMAIEPEKEIVMILAESQTTEAIVTAIRNELHIEQPGNGIIFVLDVTQTYGLRQ, from the coding sequence ATGAAGCTTAGCTCTGATGGAAAGGAATTTGAGTTAATTTGCTTCGTCGTCAATTTTGGCGTTGGCAGCAAAGTAATCAAACTTGCCAAACAGTGTGGAATATCCGGAGGAACGATTTTCTTAGGGCGAGGCACGGTCAATCATCCGATTCTAAAGTTTTTGGATTTGACGGATATCCGCAAAGAAATTGTGCTGATGCTCGGAGAAAAAAGCACAGCTGAGTATGCCTTAAAAGTGATTAATGAGAAATTAGCGCTGCATAAACCGAATCACGGCATTGCCTTTACAACTACGGTGAGGGGGTTTGTAGGCCGTCATTTTTCCTTTCGCAGTGAACAAGAAAGTCGAGGTGCAGAAATTCCTATGTATCATGCCATTTATACTGTAGTGGACAGAGGTAAGGCTGAAGAGGTCATAGAGGCAGCGACGAAAGCCGGCTCAAGAGGTGGAACCATCATCAATGCCCGTGGCTCAGGAATTCACGAGACTCACACCTTGTTCTCCATGGCTATCGAACCGGAAAAGGAAATTGTCATGATCCTGGCGGAGAGCCAAACCACAGAGGCTATCGTCACGGCTATACGCAATGAACTTCATATTGAACAACCGGGGAATGGGATTATTTTTGTTCTCGATGTGACTCAGACTTATGGATTAAGGCAGTAA
- a CDS encoding zinc-ribbon domain containing protein — MFADKVLSCKDCGAEFVFSASEQEFYAEKGFTNEPGRCPSCRSARKAQNRNGGGYSSRPQREMFPATCSSCGKETTVPFQPTGDKPVYCRDCYTPRKRSNW, encoded by the coding sequence ATGTTTGCAGACAAAGTTCTATCCTGTAAAGATTGTGGCGCAGAATTTGTCTTCTCTGCCTCAGAGCAAGAATTCTACGCAGAAAAAGGCTTTACAAATGAGCCTGGCCGCTGCCCTTCCTGCCGTTCTGCCAGAAAAGCTCAAAATCGTAACGGTGGTGGATATTCTTCCCGCCCACAACGGGAAATGTTCCCCGCTACTTGTTCATCCTGCGGAAAAGAAACGACAGTTCCTTTTCAACCTACGGGTGACAAACCTGTCTATTGCCGTGATTGCTACACCCCACGTAAGCGCAGCAACTGGTAA
- a CDS encoding helix-turn-helix domain-containing protein: protein MVDLGHYIWAQRVARKISLRKLAELARLSHTEIYRLENGERKHPSPCVLKSIALALDLSYNELMKAAGYLEDSSLNEGHPQKIDCGDLSQNEIEEVEKFIEYLRYKRAKTQ, encoded by the coding sequence TTGGTCGATCTAGGCCATTATATTTGGGCTCAGCGAGTGGCGCGTAAAATTTCTCTGCGCAAACTTGCGGAGCTTGCCCGGCTGAGCCATACGGAGATTTACCGTTTGGAAAATGGGGAGCGGAAGCATCCCTCACCCTGTGTGCTGAAATCGATTGCTCTCGCCCTGGATTTAAGCTACAACGAGCTGATGAAAGCGGCGGGGTATCTGGAAGATAGTTCACTTAATGAAGGTCATCCCCAAAAAATCGATTGTGGAGATCTTTCGCAAAATGAAATCGAGGAGGTGGAGAAGTTTATTGAATACCTGCGTTATAAGCGTGCCAAGACGCAATAA
- a CDS encoding LysR family transcriptional regulator: MIIETLEIFRKVAEEKSFSKAAEDLFLSQPAVSSHIRNLENEFGTKLIYRSSKHVDLTPAGEILYEQACRIINQYQEAKEKINQIQSIVSGNLRIGASFTIGEYILPELVSQTARRYPNLNINVTIGNTEEIAQGLRQNRLDVALVEGKITGKEFILEPFMVDEMVLIALPSHPLAKIKGVTAQDLEDQVWILRETGSGTREFSDRFIETLKIPVKHSYGFSSNTGVKAAVLSGLGIALVSKLIIQKEIKAGEIAIIPLEENLPRLSREFLIARGQQTYFTKASEAFLMELSHYSQDTHENGL; encoded by the coding sequence TTGATAATAGAAACCTTAGAAATTTTCAGGAAAGTAGCAGAAGAAAAAAGCTTTTCCAAAGCAGCCGAAGATCTCTTCCTTTCCCAACCGGCTGTCAGCTCACACATTCGCAATTTAGAGAATGAGTTTGGAACAAAGCTCATTTATCGTTCCTCAAAGCATGTTGATTTGACTCCGGCTGGAGAAATCCTCTATGAGCAGGCCTGCAGAATCATCAATCAATACCAGGAGGCCAAAGAAAAAATCAACCAGATTCAAAGCATTGTTTCCGGAAATCTCCGCATTGGGGCGAGCTTTACGATCGGGGAATATATTCTGCCGGAATTGGTCAGTCAAACGGCCAGAAGGTATCCCAATCTCAATATTAATGTCACCATCGGGAATACGGAAGAGATTGCTCAAGGATTAAGGCAGAACCGGTTGGATGTAGCTTTAGTCGAGGGTAAGATCACCGGTAAGGAGTTTATCCTGGAGCCTTTCATGGTGGATGAAATGGTTTTGATTGCTCTGCCAAGTCACCCCTTGGCAAAAATAAAAGGGGTCACCGCTCAGGATCTTGAGGATCAGGTTTGGATTCTACGGGAAACGGGTTCCGGAACCCGTGAGTTCAGTGATCGCTTTATCGAAACACTGAAGATTCCGGTCAAGCATTCTTATGGATTCAGCAGCAACACTGGGGTTAAGGCAGCGGTTCTGAGCGGACTGGGAATCGCTTTAGTATCAAAGCTGATTATTCAAAAAGAGATTAAGGCGGGAGAAATAGCCATTATACCCCTGGAAGAAAACTTGCCCCGCCTGTCACGGGAGTTCCTTATTGCGAGAGGCCAGCAAACTTATTTTACGAAAGCCTCGGAGGCTTTTCTGATGGAATTAAGCCATTACAGCCAGGATACTCATGAGAATGGTCTTTAG
- a CDS encoding RrF2 family transcriptional regulator has translation MKISTKGRYGLRALLDLAVHSRGEHVPLSNIAERQNISENYLEQVFSALRKAGIINSVKGAQGGYVLADKAAEIKVGTILRVLEGELSVANEELPQEGGVSIQECIQVKVWDQMTERINELVDSLTLEDLVHEYNVMSGHSGIMYYI, from the coding sequence ATGAAAATATCAACAAAAGGCAGATACGGGCTGCGGGCATTACTGGATTTGGCCGTTCATTCCCGAGGAGAACATGTGCCCCTTTCCAATATTGCTGAACGACAAAATATCTCTGAGAACTATTTAGAGCAGGTTTTTTCCGCATTGCGCAAGGCGGGGATCATCAATAGTGTAAAAGGGGCTCAGGGCGGTTATGTCTTGGCGGACAAAGCGGCTGAGATTAAAGTCGGCACAATTCTCAGAGTCCTGGAAGGAGAATTATCCGTTGCCAATGAAGAACTGCCTCAGGAAGGCGGGGTAAGCATCCAGGAGTGTATTCAAGTTAAGGTGTGGGATCAGATGACTGAGCGCATTAATGAATTGGTGGATTCGCTGACCTTAGAGGATCTTGTTCACGAATATAATGTGATGAGCGGCCATAGCGGCATCATGTACTATATCTAA
- a CDS encoding DUF1538 domain-containing protein: MNVLLEKLKEVLISVVPIIILVLVLNFTIIPMEPLLVFRFLLGALLIVLGLAIFLFGVDIGISKIGTLMGGALTKSNKLWIVVAAGLVLGFFISIAEPDLHILAGQVDMVTSGVIAKLSIVVVVSIGIAVMLTTGLVRIIYNIPLYKLLTVLYLIILGLSFFTSSEFLAISFDASGATTGALTVPFMLALALGVSSLKKDGKASEKDSFGLVAVTSAGAIIAVMIMSILSKQDEITGSLQESVQVSSSLLAPFINKLPVVAFEIFIALLPIMFMFFLFQKISFKLSSKAYRKVLKGLVYTFIGLVLFLTGVNAGFMEVGSKIGYNVAVLDSKWIIVVIGFILGLVVILAEPAVYVLTHQIEDVTSGYVKRPVVLIALSIGVAFAVSLSMIRILIPGLQLWHFLLPGYVVSILMMYFVPKLFVGMAFDAGGVASGPMTATFILAFAQGAAEAIEGANVMVDGFGVIAMVAMTPIIALQTLGFIFKMKSVKEGLKENEA; encoded by the coding sequence TTGAATGTACTTTTAGAGAAATTAAAAGAAGTATTAATATCCGTCGTCCCGATCATCATTCTTGTATTGGTTCTAAATTTCACAATTATTCCCATGGAACCTTTATTGGTCTTCCGATTTCTTCTCGGGGCATTATTAATCGTTTTGGGGTTAGCTATTTTCCTTTTTGGAGTGGATATAGGAATTAGTAAAATAGGGACTCTGATGGGAGGAGCTTTAACGAAGAGCAACAAATTGTGGATTGTTGTGGCGGCAGGTTTAGTATTGGGATTTTTTATATCTATTGCTGAACCTGATCTGCATATCCTTGCCGGGCAAGTGGATATGGTCACTTCAGGGGTTATAGCGAAGCTGAGCATTGTTGTGGTGGTTTCTATTGGGATTGCTGTTATGCTCACAACTGGCTTAGTCCGAATAATATATAATATTCCTTTGTATAAGTTACTCACGGTTCTCTATTTGATCATCCTGGGCTTGAGTTTTTTCACCTCCTCGGAATTTCTGGCGATCTCTTTTGACGCCTCCGGGGCAACTACCGGAGCGCTGACTGTGCCTTTCATGCTGGCTTTGGCTTTGGGGGTTTCATCTTTAAAAAAGGATGGCAAGGCTTCGGAAAAAGACAGCTTCGGTCTTGTAGCCGTTACTTCGGCCGGCGCAATTATTGCCGTCATGATCATGAGCATCCTATCCAAGCAGGATGAGATCACAGGGAGCCTTCAGGAGTCCGTTCAGGTCTCGTCCTCCCTTTTGGCACCATTTATTAATAAACTTCCCGTCGTAGCATTTGAAATCTTCATAGCCTTACTGCCCATAATGTTTATGTTTTTCTTATTTCAAAAAATCTCCTTTAAATTATCTTCAAAGGCTTACCGTAAAGTATTAAAGGGTTTAGTTTATACTTTTATCGGATTGGTTCTGTTTCTGACAGGAGTTAATGCAGGTTTTATGGAGGTTGGCAGCAAGATTGGCTATAATGTAGCCGTTTTAGATAGTAAATGGATCATTGTCGTCATCGGCTTTATTCTTGGTTTGGTAGTCATTTTGGCAGAGCCTGCAGTTTATGTCTTGACACATCAAATAGAAGATGTTACAAGTGGATATGTAAAGAGACCGGTGGTTTTGATAGCTCTTTCCATTGGAGTTGCCTTTGCGGTTTCATTATCGATGATTCGAATCTTGATCCCAGGACTTCAGTTATGGCATTTCCTTTTGCCGGGTTATGTGGTCTCCATCCTTATGATGTATTTTGTGCCGAAATTATTTGTAGGAATGGCTTTTGATGCAGGGGGGGTTGCTTCTGGACCGATGACAGCAACATTTATCCTGGCTTTTGCCCAAGGTGCCGCTGAAGCTATTGAAGGGGCTAATGTCATGGTGGATGGTTTCGGCGTAATTGCCATGGTTGCCATGACTCCAATTATTGCTTTACAAACGTTAGGTTTTATTTTTAAGATGAAATCGGTGAAGGAAGGATTAAAGGAAAATGAAGCTTAG
- the cysK gene encoding cysteine synthase A, which produces MSKIARSLTDLIGNTPLLELSNYNRTTELEAKVIAKLEYFNPLSSVKDRIGYAMIKDAEEKGLLNKDTVIIEPTSGNTGIALAFVSAARGYRLILTMPETMSVERRNLLKALGAELVLTPGPAGMKGAIQKAEELAAEYKNSFIPQQFNNPANPEIHRQTTAEEIWRDTDGEVDIFVAGVGTGGTVTGVGEALKQKKPGVKVIAVEPADSPVLSGGTPGAHKIQGIGAGFVPGVYSSEVIDEIFQVKNEEAFETSRKLSKTEGLLVGISSGAAAYAATQIAKRPENKGKNIVVLLPDTGERYLSTVLFQEG; this is translated from the coding sequence ATGTCGAAAATCGCCAGAAGTTTAACTGACCTAATTGGCAATACCCCATTATTGGAACTGTCCAATTACAATAGGACCACTGAATTAGAGGCTAAGGTCATAGCAAAACTTGAATACTTTAACCCTCTTTCCAGCGTCAAAGACAGAATTGGCTACGCCATGATCAAAGACGCGGAAGAGAAAGGATTGCTGAACAAGGATACGGTCATTATTGAGCCCACCAGTGGCAATACAGGAATTGCCTTGGCTTTTGTATCCGCTGCCCGTGGCTATCGCTTGATTTTAACCATGCCTGAAACCATGAGCGTGGAAAGAAGGAACCTGCTCAAGGCTTTGGGAGCGGAGCTGGTGCTGACTCCAGGACCGGCCGGCATGAAAGGAGCTATTCAAAAAGCTGAGGAATTAGCTGCTGAATATAAGAATTCCTTTATACCACAGCAGTTCAACAATCCGGCTAACCCGGAAATTCATAGGCAAACCACCGCTGAAGAGATCTGGAGAGATACAGATGGAGAAGTGGATATCTTTGTGGCCGGAGTGGGCACCGGCGGAACGGTAACCGGTGTGGGTGAAGCCCTGAAGCAGAAGAAACCGGGGGTAAAAGTTATCGCGGTGGAACCGGCAGATTCACCGGTGCTGTCGGGAGGAACTCCCGGAGCTCATAAGATTCAGGGTATTGGTGCCGGATTTGTCCCCGGTGTCTATAGCTCAGAAGTCATCGATGAAATTTTCCAGGTCAAAAATGAGGAAGCTTTTGAGACCTCTCGAAAACTTTCGAAGACGGAAGGTCTGCTGGTTGGGATTTCCTCAGGTGCTGCGGCTTATGCGGCGACCCAAATCGCCAAGAGACCGGAAAATAAAGGAAAGAACATCGTCGTTCTACTCCCGGATACGGGGGAAAGATATCTCTCCACGGTCTTATTCCAAGAAGGTTGA
- a CDS encoding DedA family protein, whose translation MELLQTVLDFFIHLDSHIGEIIASYGVWTYLILFLIIFAETGLVVTPFLPGDSLIFVVGTFAASGALDVWILFFLLLAAAVIGDTVNYEVGRFLGPKVFSKEMRFLNHENLMKTQRFYEKHGGKTIIIARFLPIIRTFAPFVAGVGTMKYLRFLAYNFVGALLWVTVALCAGYFFGNLPFVKDNFTLVIFAIIGISAVPAVYAYIKNWLQGRNQRKVSTNNESN comes from the coding sequence TTGGAATTGCTGCAGACCGTGTTGGACTTTTTTATTCACTTGGATAGTCATATTGGTGAAATCATAGCTTCTTATGGAGTGTGGACATATCTCATTCTTTTTCTGATTATCTTTGCCGAAACAGGGTTGGTGGTGACCCCATTTCTGCCCGGAGATTCTTTGATCTTTGTGGTAGGTACTTTCGCAGCCAGCGGTGCCTTGGATGTGTGGATTTTGTTTTTCTTACTGCTGGCGGCTGCCGTCATCGGGGATACGGTGAATTATGAGGTCGGCCGTTTCCTGGGACCGAAAGTATTCTCCAAAGAAATGCGTTTCCTTAACCATGAGAATCTGATGAAGACCCAAAGGTTTTATGAAAAGCATGGGGGTAAGACCATTATCATTGCCCGCTTTCTGCCGATTATTCGCACCTTCGCCCCCTTTGTGGCAGGTGTCGGCACCATGAAATACCTGAGGTTCTTGGCGTATAATTTCGTAGGGGCTTTATTGTGGGTTACGGTAGCTCTTTGCGCAGGTTATTTCTTTGGCAATCTGCCTTTTGTAAAGGATAATTTTACCTTGGTGATCTTTGCGATCATTGGCATATCGGCTGTTCCCGCGGTTTATGCCTATATTAAGAATTGGCTGCAGGGGAGAAACCAGCGCAAAGTAAGCACGAATAATGAATCGAACTAA
- a CDS encoding IS4-like element ISDha2 family transposase, with product MQDKDTTHSTFMQAFQPLFSKDLWKDIHQQVPDLDRRTQKLKTNQLTLLISNAQLQEYRALRKISTSVLSDNLGQAIGLKSISHSQISRRLKTLPTKVSEMLFRRTLHKVAQKQGYGKIRQQLGKLYMIDASTISLCLSRYPWAVFRKSKAGVKIHLRLSFDGIALPDEVVITPAKIADRKKLDELIVEDKDALNIFDRGYVDYELFDDYCEKGIRFVTRLKNNAIMEFTGVERPVEEDGIIEEDVDIILGTGSRKMKHTLREVTIDDTINEPFTILTNDFELSAEELGEIYRYRWQIELFFKWLKQHAQIKHFYGTSETAVTNQILLALMTYCSLMLLKLEVEYPRDLLTLQRLLITCLFESYEEFLEKLRRRRRKAAKRINHEKIYQMTEHYIITEEDTGWLNDLIYDPVIL from the coding sequence ATGCAGGACAAGGATACTACGCATTCCACATTTATGCAAGCCTTTCAGCCGCTTTTTTCAAAAGATTTATGGAAAGATATCCATCAGCAGGTCCCAGACCTCGATCGCAGGACCCAAAAACTAAAGACAAATCAACTCACTCTCCTCATTAGTAACGCACAACTTCAAGAATACAGAGCTTTACGAAAGATCAGTACGAGCGTTCTAAGTGACAATCTTGGTCAAGCCATCGGTTTAAAGAGCATTAGTCACAGTCAGATTTCTCGAAGGTTAAAGACTTTGCCTACTAAGGTTTCGGAAATGCTCTTTAGGCGCACTTTACACAAAGTAGCTCAAAAGCAAGGGTATGGGAAGATTCGGCAGCAACTCGGTAAATTGTACATGATTGACGCATCGACTATCAGCCTATGCCTTTCCCGTTATCCCTGGGCCGTGTTCAGAAAGAGCAAAGCCGGTGTAAAAATACATCTACGCTTAAGCTTTGATGGAATAGCTCTACCCGATGAAGTGGTCATTACCCCAGCCAAAATAGCCGATCGCAAGAAGCTGGATGAACTTATTGTTGAAGATAAGGATGCCCTCAATATTTTTGATCGAGGTTATGTGGACTACGAGCTATTTGATGATTACTGCGAAAAAGGGATACGCTTTGTTACTCGTCTCAAAAACAACGCAATCATGGAGTTTACAGGCGTTGAGCGTCCCGTAGAAGAAGATGGGATTATCGAGGAAGACGTGGATATCATCCTAGGAACAGGTTCCCGAAAAATGAAGCATACCCTCCGGGAAGTGACCATAGATGATACCATCAACGAACCCTTTACGATCTTGACCAATGATTTTGAACTAAGTGCCGAAGAACTGGGTGAGATCTATCGTTATCGCTGGCAGATTGAATTGTTCTTTAAATGGCTCAAGCAGCACGCTCAAATTAAACACTTTTACGGTACAAGCGAAACCGCAGTAACCAACCAAATTCTATTAGCACTGATGACTTATTGTTCTTTAATGCTGCTTAAACTTGAAGTGGAATATCCAAGAGACTTGCTCACCTTGCAAAGACTACTGATTACCTGTCTCTTTGAGAGCTATGAGGAGTTTTTAGAAAAACTCCGACGACGAAGAAGGAAAGCTGCCAAAAGGATTAACCATGAAAAGATCTACCAAATGACAGAGCATTACATCATCACTGAGGAAGACACAGGATGGTTAAATGACTTGATATATGACCCTGTGATTCTGTGA